A window from Macaca thibetana thibetana isolate TM-01 chromosome 7, ASM2454274v1, whole genome shotgun sequence encodes these proteins:
- the TM9SF1 gene encoding transmembrane 9 superfamily member 1 isoform X2, whose product MAESLYEIRFRENVEKRILCHMQLSSAQVEQLRQAIEELYYFEFVVDDLPIRGFVGYMEESGFLPHSHKIGLWTHLDFHLEFHGDRIIFANVSVRDVKPHSLDGLRPDEFLGLTHTYSVRWSETSVERRSDRRRGDDGGFFPRTLEIHWLSIINSMVLVFLLVGFVAVILMRVLRNDLARYNLDEETTSAGSGDDFDQGDNGWKIIHTDVFRFPPYRGLLCAVLGVGAQFLALGTGIIVMALLGMFNVHRHGAINSAAILLYALTCCISGYVSSHFYRQIGGERWVWNIILTTSLFSVPFFLTWSVVNSVHWANGSTQALPATTILLLLTVWLLVGFPLTVIGGIFGKNNASPFDAPCRTKNIAREIPPQPWYKSTVIHMTVGGFLPFSAISVELYYIFATVWGREQYTLYGILFFVFAILLSVGACISIALTYFQLSGEDYRWWWRSVLSVGSTGLFIFLYSVFYYARRSNMSGAVQTVEFFGYSLLTGYVFFLMLGTISFFSSLKFIRYIYVNLKMD is encoded by the exons ATGGCTGAGTCTTTGTATGAGATCCGCTTTCGGGAAAACGTGGAGAAGAGAATTCTGTGCCACATGCAGCTCAGTTCTGCACAG GTGGAGCAGCTGCGCCAGGCCATCGAAGAACTGTACTACTTTGAATTTGTGGTAGATGACTTGCCAATCCGGGGCTTTGTGGGCTACATGGAGGAGAGCGGCTTCTTGCCACACAGCCACAAGATAGGACTCTGGACCCATTTGGACTTCCACCTAGAATTTCATGGAGACCGAATTATATTTGCCAATGTTTCAGTGCGGGACGTCAAGCCCCACAGCTTGGATGGGTTACGACCTGATGAGTTCCTAGGCCTTACCCACACTTACAGCGTGCGCTGGTCTGAGACTTCAGTAGAGCGTCGGAGTGACAGGCGccgtggtgatgatggtggtttCTTTCCTCGAACACTGGAAATCCATTGGTTGTCCATCATCAACTCCATGGTGCTTGTGTTTTTACTGGTGGGTTTTGTGGCTGTCATTCTAATGCGTGTGCTTCGGAATGACCTGGCTCGGTACAACTTAGATGAGGAGACCACCTCTGCAGGTTCTGGTGATGACTTTGACCAAGGTGACAATGGCTGGAAAATTATCCATACAGATGTCTTCCGCTTCCCCCCATACCGTGGTCTGCTCTGTGCTGTGCTTGGCGTGGGCGCCCAGTTCCTGGCCCTTGGCACTG GCATTATTGTCATGGCACTGCTGGGCATGTTCAATGTGCACCGTCATGGGGCCATTAACTCGGCAGCCATCTTGTTGTATGCCCTGACCTGCTGCATCTCTGGCTACGTGTCCAGCCACTTCTACCGGCAGATTGGAGGCGAGCGTTGGGTGTGGAACATCATTCTCACCACCAGTCTCTTCTCTG TGCCTTTCTTCCTGACGTGGAGTGTGGTGAACTCAGTGCACTGGGCCAATGGTTCGACACAGGCTCTGCCAGCCACAACCATCCTGCTGCTTCTGACGGTTTGGCTGCTGGTGGGCTTTCCCCTCACTGTCATTGGAGGCATCTTCGGGAAGAACAACGCCAGCCCCTTTGATGCACCCTGTCGCACCAAGAACATCGCCCGGGAGATTCCACCCCAGCCCTGGTACAAGTCTACTGTCATCCACATGACTGTTGGAGGCTTCCTGCCTTTCAG TGCCATCTCTGTGGAGCTGTACTACATCTTTGCCACAGTATGGGGTCGGGAGCAGTACACTTTGTACGGCATCCTCTTCTTTGTCTTCGCCATCCTGCTGAGTGTGGGGGCTTGCATCTCCATTGCACTCACCTACTTCCAGTTGTCTGGGGAGGATTACCGCTGGTGGTGGCGATCTGTGCTGAGTGTTGGCTCCACTGGCCTCTTCATCTTTCTCTACTCAGTTTTCTATTATGCCCGGCGCTCCAACATGTCTGGGGCAGTACAGACAGTAGAGTTCTTTGGCTACTCCTTACTCACTGGTTATGTCTTCTTCCTCATGCTGGGCAccatctcctttttttcttccctaaagTTCATCCGGTATATCTATGTTAACCTCAAGATGGACTGA
- the IPO4 gene encoding importin-4 yields MEPAGLEQLLRELLLPDTERIRRATEQLQIALRAPAALPALCDLLASAADPQIRQFAAVLTRRRLNTRWRRLAAEQRESLKSLILTALQRETEHCVSLSLAQLSATIFRKEGLEAWPQLLQLLQHSTHSPHSPEREMGLLLLSVVVTSRPEAFQPHHRELLRLLNETLGEVGSPGLLFYSLRTLTTMAPYLSTEDVPLARMLVPKLIVAVQTLIPIDEAKACEALEVLDELLESEVPIITPYLSEVLTFCLEVARNVALGNAIRVRVLCCLTFLVKVKSKALLKNRLLPPLLHTLFPIMAAEPLPGQLDPEDQDSEEEELEIELMGETPKHFAVQVVDMLALHLPPDKLCPQLMPMLEEALRSESPYQRKAGLLVLAVLSDGAGDHIRQRLLPPLLQIVCKGLEDPSQVVRNAALFALGQFSENLQPHISSYSREVMPLLLAYLKSVPLGHTHHLAKACYALENFVENLGPKVQPYLPELMECMLQPLRSPSSPRAKELAVSAIGAIATAAQASLLPYFPAIMEHLREFLLTGREDLQPVQIQSLETLGVLARAVGEPMRPLAEECCQLGLGLCNQVDDPDLRRCTYSLFAALSGLMGEGLAPHLEQITTLMLLSLRSTEGIVPQYDGSSSFLLFDDESDGEEEEELMDEDVEEEDDSEISGYSVENAFFDEKEDTCAALGEISVNTSVAFLPYMESVFEEVFKLLECPHLNVRKAAHEALGQFCCALHKACQSCPSEPNTAALQAALARVVPSYMHSVNRERERQVVMAVLEALTGVLRSCGTLTLKPPGRLAELCSMLKAVLQRKTACQDTDEEEEEEDDDQAEYDAMLLEHAGEAIPALAAAAGGDSFAPFFAGFLPLLVCKTKQGCTVAEKSFAVGTLAETIQGLGAASAQFVSRLLPVLLSTAREADPEVRSNAIFGLGVLAEHGGHPAQEHFPKLLGLLFPLLARERHDRVRDNICGALARLLMASPTRKPEPQVLAALLHALPLKKDLEEWVTIGRLFSFLYQSSPDQVVDVAPELLRICSLILADNKIPPDTKAALLLLLTFLAEQHADSFQAALGSLPVNKAQELQAVLGLS; encoded by the exons ATGGAGCCCGCCGGCCTGGAGCAGCTCCTACGGGAGCTGCTGCTGCCGGACACCGAGCGCATCCGTCGG GCCACGGAACAGCTCCAGATCGCTCTTCGGGCCCCCGCCGCTTTGCCGGCTCTCTGCGACCTGCTGGCCTCGGCGGCCGACCCCCAG ATCCGCCAGTTTGCGGCGGTGCTGACCCGCAGACGACTGAACACCCGCTGGCGACGGCTGGCGGCGGAGCAACGGGAGAG CCTCAAGTCCCTGATCCTGACGGCCCTGCAGAGAGAAACAGA GCACTGTGTGAGCCTCAGCCTGGCCCAGCTTTCAGCCACCATTTTTCGAAAAGAAGGCCTGGAGGCCTGGCCACAGCTTTTGCAGCTTCTTCAGCACAGTACCCACAGCCCCCACAGCCCAGAGAGAGAG ATGGGGCTTTTGCTGCTAAGTGTGGTGGTGACCTCCCGGCCCGAGGCCTTCCAGCCCCACCACCGGGAGCTGCTTCGGCTTCTGAATGAGACTCTTGGTGAGGTGGGCTCTCCTGGGCTGCTCTTCTACTCCCTGCGCACTCTGACCACCATGGCCCCCTACCTCAGCACTGAAGACGTG CCTCTCGCTCGGATGTTGGTGCCCAAGCTGATCGTGGCTGTGCAGACTCTGATCCCCATAGATGAG GCAAAGGCCTGTGAGGCCCTTGAGGTTTTGGATGAACTGTTGGAGTCAGAGGTGCCCATCATCACCCCCTACCTCTCTGAGGTCCTCACATTCTGCCTGGAG GTGGCTAGAAATGTGGCCCTGGGCAATGCGATACGCGTACGTGTTCTCTGCTGCCTCACTTTCTTGGTCAAAGTCAAGAGCAAG GCCTTACTGAAGAATCGTCTCCTGCCACCCTTGCTACACACCCTTTTCCCCATTATGGCTGCTGAGCCCCTGCCAGGCCAGTTGGATCCTGAGGACCAGGATTCAGAAGAGGAAGAGTTGGAGATTGAGCTGATGGGGGAGACTCCCAAGCATTTTGCTGTACAG GTTGTGGACATGCTGGCGCTACACCTGCCTCCCGACAAGCTCTGTCCCCAGCTG ATGCCCATGCTGGAAGAGGCCTTGCGGAGTGAGAGCCCATACCAGCGCAAGGCTGGACTCCTGGTGCTGGCCGTGCTGTCTGACGGAGCTGGTGACCACATCAGGCAGAG ACTGCTGCCCCCACTGCTGCAGATCGTGTGCAAGGGCCTGGAGGACCCCTCGCAAGTTGTACGCAATGCTGCGCTATTTGCCCTGGGCCAGTTCTCAGAAAACCTACAG ccccataTCAGCAGCTATTCAAGGGAGGTGATGCCACTGCTCCTCGCCTACCTGAAGTCGGTGCCTCTTGGACACACACACCACCTAGCCAAGGCCTGCTATGCCCTGGAGAATTTCGTGGAGAACTTAG GGCCCAAAGTGCAGCCCTACCTTCCGGAGCTTATGGAATGCATGCTGCAGCCTCTGAGGAGCCCCAGCAGTCCCCGGGCCAAGGAGCTGGCTGTGAGCGCCATAGGAGCCATTG CTACAGCTGCCCAGGCCTCGCTGCTGCCCTACTTCCCTGCCATCATGGAGCACCTGCGGGAATTCCTGTTAACAGGCCGTGAGGACCTTCAGCCTGTGCAGATCCAGAGCCTGG AGACACTGGGAGTGCTGGCGCGAGCGGTGGGGGAGCCCATGAGGCCGCTGGCTGAGGAATGCTGCCAGCTGGGTCTGGGCCTCTGCAACCAGGTAGACGACCCTGACTTGCGGCGCTGCAC GTACAGCCTATTTGCCGCCTTATCGGGTCTGATGGGCGAGGGCCTGGCACCCCACTTGGAACAGATCACCACGCTCATGCTGCTGTCACTGCGTTCTACCGAGGGCATTGTG CCTCAGTATGACGGGAGCAGCTCCTTCCTTCTGTTTGACGATGAGAGTgatggggaagaagaggaggagctcATGGATGAGGATGTGGAAGAAGAGGATGACTCAGAGATCTCAGG GTACAGCGTGGAGAACGCCTTCTTCGATGAGAAGGAAGACACCTGTGCTGCCCTAGGGGAGATCTCTGTGAACACCAG TGTGGCCTTCCTTCCATACATGGAAAGTGTCTTTGAAGAAGTATTTAAACTGCTGGAG TGCCCTCACCTGAATGTGCGGAAGGCAGCCCATGAGGCTCTGGGTCAGTTTTGCTGTGCACTGCACAAGGCCTGTCAAAGCTGCCCCTCAGAACCCAACACTGCTG CTTTGCAGGCTGCCCTGGCCCGAGTGGTGCCATCCTACATGCATTCAGTGAACAGGGAGCGGGAGCGCCAGGTGGTGATGGCCGTGTTGGAGGCCCTGACAGGGGTGCTCCGCAGCTGTGGGACCCTCACTCTGAAGCCCCCTGGGCGCCTGGCTGAGCTCTGTAGCATGCTCAAGGCTGTGCTGCAGAGGAAG ACAGCCTGTCAGGATACTgacgaggaggaggaagaggaagatgatgaTCAG GCTGAATACGACGCCATGTTGCTGGAGCATGCTGGAGAGGCCATCCCTGCCCTGGCAGCTGCGGCTGGGGGAGACTCCTTTGCCCCATTCTTTGCTGGTTTCCTGCCATTATTGGTGTGCAAGACA AAACAGGGCTGCACAGTGGCAGAGAAGTCCTTTGCAGTGGGGACCTTGGCAGAGACTATTCAGGGCCTGGGTGCCGCCTCAGCCCAATTTGTGTCTCGGCTGCTCCCTGTGCTGTTGAGCACCGCCCGAGAGGCAGACCCTGAGGTGCGAAGCAATGCCATCTTTGGGCTGGGTGTGCTAGCAGAGCACGGGGGCCACCCTGCCCAGGA ACACTTCCCCAAGCTGCTGGGGCTCCTTTTTCCCCTCCTGGCGCGGGAGAGACACGATCGTGTCCGTGACAACATCTGTGGGGCACTTGCCCGCCTGTTGATGGCCAGTCCCACCAGGAAACCAGAGCCCCAG GTGCTGGCTGCCCTACTGCATGCCCTGCCACTGAAGAAGGACTTGGAGGAGTGGGTCACCATTGGGCGCCTCTTCAGCTTCCTGTACCAGAGCAGCCCTGACCAG GTTGTAGATGTGGCTCCAGAGCTCTTGCGTATCTGCAGCCTCATTCTGGCTGACAACAAGATCCCACCAG ACACCAAGGCCGCACTGTTGCTGCTCCTGACATTCCTGGCCGAACAGCACGCCGACAGCTTCCAGGCAGCTCTGGGCTCACTGCCTGTTAACAAGGCTCAGGAGCTCCAGGCTGTGCTGGGCCTCTCCTAG
- the TM9SF1 gene encoding transmembrane 9 superfamily member 1 isoform X1 gives MTVIGNPRSWSCQWLPILILLLGTGHGPGVEGVTHYKAGDPVILYVNKVGPYHNPQETYHYYQLPVCCPEKIRHKSLSLGEVLDGDRMAESLYEIRFRENVEKRILCHMQLSSAQVEQLRQAIEELYYFEFVVDDLPIRGFVGYMEESGFLPHSHKIGLWTHLDFHLEFHGDRIIFANVSVRDVKPHSLDGLRPDEFLGLTHTYSVRWSETSVERRSDRRRGDDGGFFPRTLEIHWLSIINSMVLVFLLVGFVAVILMRVLRNDLARYNLDEETTSAGSGDDFDQGDNGWKIIHTDVFRFPPYRGLLCAVLGVGAQFLALGTGIIVMALLGMFNVHRHGAINSAAILLYALTCCISGYVSSHFYRQIGGERWVWNIILTTSLFSVPFFLTWSVVNSVHWANGSTQALPATTILLLLTVWLLVGFPLTVIGGIFGKNNASPFDAPCRTKNIAREIPPQPWYKSTVIHMTVGGFLPFSAISVELYYIFATVWGREQYTLYGILFFVFAILLSVGACISIALTYFQLSGEDYRWWWRSVLSVGSTGLFIFLYSVFYYARRSNMSGAVQTVEFFGYSLLTGYVFFLMLGTISFFSSLKFIRYIYVNLKMD, from the exons ATGACAGTCATAGGGAACCCTCGAAGTTGGAGCTGCCAGTGGTTGCCAATCCTGATACTGTTGCTGGGCACAGGCCATGGGCCAGGGGTGGAAGGCGTGACACACTACAAGGCCGGCGACCCTGTTATTCTATATGTCAACAAAGTGGGACCCTACCATaaccctcaggaaacttaccactACTATCAGCTTCCAGTTTGCTGCCCTGAGAAGATACGTCACAAAAGCCTTAGCCTGGGTGAAGTGCTGGATGGGGACCGAATGGCTGAGTCTTTGTATGAGATCCGCTTTCGGGAAAACGTGGAGAAGAGAATTCTGTGCCACATGCAGCTCAGTTCTGCACAG GTGGAGCAGCTGCGCCAGGCCATCGAAGAACTGTACTACTTTGAATTTGTGGTAGATGACTTGCCAATCCGGGGCTTTGTGGGCTACATGGAGGAGAGCGGCTTCTTGCCACACAGCCACAAGATAGGACTCTGGACCCATTTGGACTTCCACCTAGAATTTCATGGAGACCGAATTATATTTGCCAATGTTTCAGTGCGGGACGTCAAGCCCCACAGCTTGGATGGGTTACGACCTGATGAGTTCCTAGGCCTTACCCACACTTACAGCGTGCGCTGGTCTGAGACTTCAGTAGAGCGTCGGAGTGACAGGCGccgtggtgatgatggtggtttCTTTCCTCGAACACTGGAAATCCATTGGTTGTCCATCATCAACTCCATGGTGCTTGTGTTTTTACTGGTGGGTTTTGTGGCTGTCATTCTAATGCGTGTGCTTCGGAATGACCTGGCTCGGTACAACTTAGATGAGGAGACCACCTCTGCAGGTTCTGGTGATGACTTTGACCAAGGTGACAATGGCTGGAAAATTATCCATACAGATGTCTTCCGCTTCCCCCCATACCGTGGTCTGCTCTGTGCTGTGCTTGGCGTGGGCGCCCAGTTCCTGGCCCTTGGCACTG GCATTATTGTCATGGCACTGCTGGGCATGTTCAATGTGCACCGTCATGGGGCCATTAACTCGGCAGCCATCTTGTTGTATGCCCTGACCTGCTGCATCTCTGGCTACGTGTCCAGCCACTTCTACCGGCAGATTGGAGGCGAGCGTTGGGTGTGGAACATCATTCTCACCACCAGTCTCTTCTCTG TGCCTTTCTTCCTGACGTGGAGTGTGGTGAACTCAGTGCACTGGGCCAATGGTTCGACACAGGCTCTGCCAGCCACAACCATCCTGCTGCTTCTGACGGTTTGGCTGCTGGTGGGCTTTCCCCTCACTGTCATTGGAGGCATCTTCGGGAAGAACAACGCCAGCCCCTTTGATGCACCCTGTCGCACCAAGAACATCGCCCGGGAGATTCCACCCCAGCCCTGGTACAAGTCTACTGTCATCCACATGACTGTTGGAGGCTTCCTGCCTTTCAG TGCCATCTCTGTGGAGCTGTACTACATCTTTGCCACAGTATGGGGTCGGGAGCAGTACACTTTGTACGGCATCCTCTTCTTTGTCTTCGCCATCCTGCTGAGTGTGGGGGCTTGCATCTCCATTGCACTCACCTACTTCCAGTTGTCTGGGGAGGATTACCGCTGGTGGTGGCGATCTGTGCTGAGTGTTGGCTCCACTGGCCTCTTCATCTTTCTCTACTCAGTTTTCTATTATGCCCGGCGCTCCAACATGTCTGGGGCAGTACAGACAGTAGAGTTCTTTGGCTACTCCTTACTCACTGGTTATGTCTTCTTCCTCATGCTGGGCAccatctcctttttttcttccctaaagTTCATCCGGTATATCTATGTTAACCTCAAGATGGACTGA